ctataaatttctttaaatatttcttaacactaaataataattatattcgaAATAACTAagccattatattttaaaaaataattttgagatttatttggaataaaaataccTTAAAACAGTTTCGCTTCAAATAATTCTTGGATGACTGTTTTACAAATTCTTCAGAGattttaaattgttcattaaCATTTGTGAGAATGGATATTAAAATCATAACTTAAGATacaatttaattatgatttatttagaagaaattccAAGAATCTATGTTTATCTCTAAATaataagctttttattttttaatttaaatcaacatttacacataaaaataactattaaatagtAATGAGTATtctagcaataaaattaaaaagcgaaACACTACTTTTGAAagcatcaatgaaaaaataataatagttattctccggaattaaattatattttaaatgagacAAATGAAGCATATTTTACTAAAACGTATTCTCAAGAGAATTATTATTTAcagaatacttttaataaaatgtactgtgtatttagtttagaaatattaacatttaattacttttggGAAACACAAcaggaatttttgaaatatgtgaggaaaataaacattttattaataataattcagaatatgaaatattttaacattttgtccTTATAAAAATGGTAGAgcagacaaatttatttttatccctaattaaaatatattatgaaaaaataatgatgctGTTTACCATTCtttgtacaaataatattttattttttataaaaataataataagcaagtaatattttaaatataatgacgAAAATTAAGcctctttaaaatgttttgttcttttacttcaattaaaaatgagtaaatatcaaataaaaaagctttttaatattttataataaagtattattgagggaaaaaaagatttttagtcttttataataatatattaaaatttatagttattggtgcatatgcataaattaatcacgaattactatgaattattttttccccaaattgtttaaaagtttgttaaaaagtcgaaatattaaaaaagaaaatctttaaaaacatatacaACAAAAACAGACTGAAAATTCTCATAAACATAAAGGATATTGTAAAACCAAAAAgaaggaatttcttttaaaaggcgatataatttcaatataaccGCGTTCCATGTTATTCGAATctaaaattcactttaatttctaaattgctcagtttttttaacacattttagaGTTTCGAcgcatataaaataaatgctaactgagataattttttaaagaatttcttgtcaaaatatataaattccgaATGCCTTATCTGTTCTTTTTTCctgcattttgttttgtttttcggAGTGTGTCACTACCTATTCATGGATTTCATAAGGCCTTTCATACcgccttttcatttttttcatcatgaccatgttatatatatatatatatatatgtatatatatcatattatataactTCTTGCAAATCCTTCATTCTATATGGGATTTTTATACTTAACAAGAAGAAATACTCTATTTCTATTATACAGTAAAACTGTTgctttaattgcttaaatctacttttttaaatatatatatgtcacctttaaaatatgaaatccgttattttatagaatacctagttattccatgaaataactgagcgtgtccgttaaagtgtaaaactctcttgtatttcatggtttaactagttatttcatagaataacgatctgcagcccgttaaagtgtaaaataatctatatcatatatctcgcactacaaatacatttaccttccaccccacTGCATTTATGAACTATTTCAGGCCATAGGGCGAGAACTTGTTTAGCGTATTGGCGCCAGTTCATTCGCTCATTGGTTAATTGATTGCTTGTACGTACAGTGCCGGCTGCTGTTCGTCAAATACTGTTTCCACGTATCAGGTATTgagttacattaatttttttttaagttttataatttagtcATTTGTTATTACGTTAATTTAGTTTGCTTACGTTaaagtgcaattatttttaagaccTTAAATTGCCTTGaacaatgaattatttaagtgataacaaaaaaaaaagctgcaatgaaataaaagtttgaatctTTACTAAATAAGCGTGATGTGAAAGAGAACAGTTCTTTGCTCACcagtgaaaaattattaagtttgatAGCTGATGTAAAGAAATCTAAAACATCAGATAAGAAAGTGCCACGTGATTATTGGTTACTTCAATATTACGATGTCCTTGAAGTTGAAGGAGTAGAAAAATTAATAGTCCCAGTAACAAATGCAATACCAGATGTAATGTTTTATTGCTCAAGTGATTCTTTGTTTGACATTTTGTACGAAACTCATTTATCTATTGGGCACGGTGGTAGAGACCGAATGATAAAAGAACTTAATCGTCGTTacaaaaatattacgcaaaataatattaagattttcctgaatttttgtgAATCTTGTCAACAAAAACGCAAAGCGGGCAGAAAAGGTGTTGTTGTTAAGACCATGATTTTTTCACATATGAATTCAAGATGTCAGGTTGACCTCATAGATTTTCAATCACAACCTGATggaaactataaatttattttagtttatcaaGATCACCTTACAAAATTCGTGGTTTTAAGACCTCTTCAAACAAAGAGAGCAGAAGAAGTTGCAGGACAGTTGCTTGATATATTCCTTTTGTTTGGAGCCCCATGTATATTGCAGTCGGACAATGGAAGAGAATTTTGTAACAAACTTATTGATGACTTAAAAGTAACTTGGCCAGAGCTTAAGATCGTGCATGACAAACCAAGACATAGCCAAAGCCAAGGCAGTGTTTAGAGAGCCAATCAGGACATAGAAAATATGTGGACGACTTGGATGTAAGACAACCAGTCAACTTCGTGGAGTAACgggtaaaaatttattcagtttatgAAGAACAGAGTGTTCCATTCTATTATTAAAAGGTCCCCCTACGAGGCTATGTTTGATTGCGCAGCTAGAGTTGGACTGTTAACAACTGCCATTCCGAAGGAAACATTTAATTCGTTGGTCGATGAAGATCAATTACAAAATACTTTGACTGCAATGAATCTTTTTTCTCAACCCGATAAAGAAAAAGTAGTTGAACAAACTGTATTAAATAATCCCATTGCGAAAGTATGTGTTGTCTGTTTAAAAGAATACAGTGAAGATATAGTTTGCTTCAAATGTATGGAGCCTGTCCATATATCATGTTCGGAAGATTATGTTTCAGAAGATGAAGTTGAGCAGAAAATCTGCAAATTGTGTTTTAATGAACTTAATGttcaaagagaaagagaaaagtctaaaaaatgttaagaaattcaagcgaaaaagatgaaattaatgtcGGATAAATCTCATTCTGAAGCCTCTGTGGGGTTTACCGTCCGTATCCCACTGCCTGAGGTTGACAGAGGAAAAGGTGATGCCAAATCTATTTTAgctatcattataaaaataaccaACGAAGGATTTTTCCAATTGGGCACAAGAAACGGccgcataaaacaattatattcccgATCCCAGTTCAGTGTctgcgaacaaaaattaattaaaatcgaagaagTACCGGGTGTAGAAATATCGCTCCGGTCGGTtgctacagctcaaagtttaggtactggtcagggatttaaaaaatgttcgtgtaaaacccagtgtgtcaacaaaaaatgtttttgttttagaaataatgttatttgtaattccaagtgtcattttagtaatccttgttgtaacaaatgattttatggtacgtttccataaataccctttaaacgctgcataaattagataaattgcttctttttcattttaattgtctatcattagtttaactgtctctcattagttaatttatagaatacctagttatttcatagaataactagttaaagtgtcaaattaataacatattacacactttaacgaacacgatcagttatttcatggaataactaggtattctatgaaataactgcattatataatttaacggtaacattatattatatatatatatatatatatatatatatatatacttttaaacgTATTTCTTCTGCTTGTATCGCTGTTGGATGGTGAGAACTATATCTTAATAGCaatctttttcaaaacaataaaggGTTGTATTCCTCTAATGTCATTTTGTCATATATACTTGGGTCTAAAAGATAGTTCGATTTCCTTGAGAAAAATTATAAGCGATTGTCGAATCAGCAATTAGCAacttgaagcaaaaaaaaaaaaaatcactgattataattatctataaaattcttGTTAACAAAGCCAtaaagaaaactttgaaattatttttttaaataaacatttcgaaTCTTGAGACGTGTGCTGAATATAAGAATTACATAAATATGAcctaatgcaaaataaaatataaacaaataaagcaaaaattctaCGATTGGCAGTCTACAAGTTCTATGGGATCTTATAtgttgaagaaaaatatcttttagcaTATTTTATGACTATTGCTAAAAATAACTTCAGCATACTGAATgcattcagaataatttttactaaagctttctctatactattttaAGCAACAATAATAGCGGTAAACTTAATAGACAGATAATGTTATTAACATAGTAGAACAAAGAAATCTTTGGAAAATAcagattataattttcataaatatatgtcTACTATCTGGCATAATAAATAGGAATATTAATAGGTCGTATGAAATTCATGATTCAGAGGTTTTATCAGGTCTACATCAAATGTTTTTGTGGCGGAcaatttaagtactttttaaaaataatgttcaatgtacttttttttaaaaaagaatatacgaagtttcattgcattaaatataagtactgaaaaatttgttttgaaattatgtttgaatCTACTCATGcagatttcacatttatttagaaataatattttcttttctctaaattttttcattgatataaatgtgtggaaatattttattccaataaaattctgataatagAAGTGAATCTGCTGtaaatacaaaactaaaaataaagttacaaaataatgTGGAGACTAGTTTGCGAAAGAACATATCTAgtctgttatttaaattttttttgaaaatagggAAATTGGAGCTCCGGCTAATATAATTCACTCTATCTCTGTTACGCATATATGTCTGGACTaccatttttatatgtttattttgtgCTACTTAACCggatattacaatattttccatataaaaattcctacctttagatttttatttcatgatgttGCTATGAAAGAATTCCTTCGTTcacattaattaaaaagcaaaagattCTACATccacctgaaaagaaaaaaaacatttctaaaaaatcgTTTTTCATTCTAAACAAGAATTTGATTTCGATAGTAACTCATAAACatgtttatttagtatttaaaaataatgcttaagaCATTTGAAAATAGTATCTAGAACAAATTAAGGTTTTACTGAATCTGTATCTAAAagtgtattttattcaaattatttattctttcatatacTTAAAATCTAGAactggtaaaaattattttccagacGTCGTTTAAAGAcacttgcaaaaatatttaagcattaaaaatgacaatatgttagttgaaatatctaaaattctatttgctaccaatttttcaaaagaattctagCCCCTATTTCAAGAAGGGTGATGATtctctataattatatatatatatatatatatatatatatttccatacaAATAACTGAATGCTTTCAGATTTgccagtttgaaaaaatatttagtcatgtttgtatgataaatatataaattttgattaaatttcatgttttgtaaTGTATCACTCTCATTTTAATCAGAACTGTTTAGAATCACTTAGGAATTCTTGTTATTGTCTTTTATCTTTAGGAATTACTATTCAAAACTaggtattttgtttttaatgcttAAAGAGCTTCACATTTTgccatttatatttacaaattttacaaaaaaaaattatttttatatatcagaaaCTCATAATGAGAAGTTTTCTACTGGATTCTACAAACTTAAAAGAATCGTGATataacattcttattttaaatataaaaataaacatatttgaattCAGATTTTACGTACTAAAACTTtctatatatatgaatattgaatgttatattcatttattatacatGCACTTTAtcgattaaaatatcaatatatttgagCATCGTTTATGAGTGTATTGGTGCGTTATTGAACTACAGttctgatttaataataattattataaaataattattttatataatgaatatgacACGATTGCATGTTAGTTTTCAGGAATTTAGAATTCCCAGATATTGTGGAAGCAGTTATTACTGTCGATGAGTTTGTGAGCTTTGACATCAATATCATGACTTCGAGGCTGCTaataatttgtgtttaaattgTTTGGAGTTAATATTGAAAATTGCGAAGAAATTCTCTCTTCCTTTAAAAACGGAATGGAAAACTCCAATGAAATACTTCGAACTTATTTTGTCTAAATGGTGAAAATGGTGAATggattttcattgaatttaattcGATTCGAAATGctgtatttaatattctttgatAATCAGCACTCCAGAACGAAATTTatcatcgatattttttttttaactgaacgCCAACCTGTATGCAAATAAATCACgcataataagaaaatatataatttgtccTCCAGAAGCacaattaagatattatttttcctatttttataatataaatttcatcttgaaatttaatcattatttttcatactatatattaatgtaataattttacttttgcgATCATTGGTTTTGAAGGGATTTGAGTTAGggacattaaatttataataaacagacttttattaaaaaattgtatacgcattttttatttatacattattttatagaaGTCCTTTGGAAAATGTGTAAACTATGTAAATCAAGATATGCGAATTCACAACGTTCTCGTCTAAGTAATGcgctaaataaaattatgttccaAGCATTAAAATAGGAAAGTTTCATTgagattacaatatttaaaaaaataatgctgaatgATTAAAGGATCGCCATCCTGAATCATTCCCATCATTTGagaagattaattaattatttttttatcttctactAAAATGATCTCAATAGTTTACTCACAGAAATTGtgtatttttgtagaaaaattctacatttttttttctttaccatttGATTCAGAGGAGATAAATAAGTCTGAAGGCGTGATCGTAACATTTATTAACCTTTAAATTGTAAATGGGATAAATTCGAAGATAAAACCTGGGTTCTCTTCAGTTACCTCCGAAATTCCTTATTCGTGTCTTTCTTAATTATAAACGAGAGGATGATAATACAAGAAAATTGTAACACTCGAAGATAACAAATGTGGTCTCAAATAACTTGAAaagcaatatattcttttattcaattcattgtTAACAACAAACACATAACTAAGCATTGCaaataaaatgataacatttgATTGATAAGACAAtgatatgtagatttttttagaGATTAGTATTTTTTTGCAGAAGTCATATTGAAACCGTTTTGTTGTAAAAATTCACCTCAATCcgcaaaaggaaaaataattcttttcacgGCGGAAAATGGCTGACTAGGAATGAAATAATGGTTTTCTTCAGGTTTTTGCTCCAAAATCAcatcaaaataatccatatatTAATTAGTCTTACATATAAAGGAATATGTATAGAATACGCATTAATTGAGCAAGCACTCGTATAAGCAAtgcaaaaacaagaaaaagaaatcattatgtATATTCCAAATCAAAATTGCTAGCCACAACTGGTAAGCATTACATGGATAATTATTAGATATCTTTGCGTTTGAATTTAATCCAATTTGAAATGTTTGCGATAATCAAATAGACCCAACTCTGACCAAAGGTTCATTCCAAACTTGTCTTACATAATTGGGAACACTACAATAACAGAATTACTCCTAGATATCCAAACGGTTAATCGAGTCTTTGAATATGGCTCTTATGAAGACAAATATCCAGTGAAATTTATCCTGGAAAGATAGGTTGTGGGAGAGAAATTTCAGTTAGACTTATCGATTTGTTATACCATTCATGTGTCAGAGATAGGAACTGGTAATTGAAGGCAGTTTACTATTGTTCTCAGTTGTGCCAATCGCCGTAAAGATCTATGAATTAATAGAATGAAGTTGGTATAATAGATGAAATACATCGTTTGGATATGGAAGTTGAAAAGGTTAATTGCTTTGCATACATAACAGAAATTGGTAGATTGCCCTGTAATGATGGGTTTACAGTGACTTGCAGATGTTCTTGATGAGGAATTaggtgtttcattttattaatatactaatcACATTGTATTGATACTATTATGCACACTGTGATAGTTTcaatgaagaatattttgttgattgaGTAGTATATGAAAATTATGCAGCAAGAAAGAATACTAGTTTTGTAAAAAAAGGTGtccatttattaatatgaatcaaACGCTAAATAcaacaacattcatttttttattgtctattgtttgattaaagaaaaatatcgaatGAGGGTTTTgtgttttcttatttcatataactatactctataatgaaaattttcaatgaatatataatttaatgaaaaataaattacttataaggctaaaaaaaatatgctatattttaagaaatctaaatgaaattatttcaaatgatttttgaatcaatatttatgtTATCGATAAGAGCAATATACATTATAactgtattatttaaatgttgagtATAGCTTagctgaaaacaattttttttttgaataatttgtctaTAAATAATCACAATTATGCGTTATAGAACTCAATCAAgttttcattgaacattttttaactaaAGCGTTTAACAcaaattattgtttaaagatGGTTCCATATGAGGTTAATACTGATAATGATGTCAAATATTCACACATAGTTGTCGTTGAAATATTAGTTTCTcgacaaataaaaagaatacttggaaaattaatttttgataatataaatcatttttactaacataaaatggaaataatcgGATCTTATTAGGGTATCATTAGCTTTAAACTGATGacatttgttcaaatttgatcATCGGGACAGAAGGgccaataaataaactttctagAATAACCATAATGagcattaaattaaacaaatatattacagccttattaatgaattctttttactGGTAATATGCATGTATAAGAAATcggaatttcatttcaatatcgaGGTTCAATCGAGTCTGActattaacttaaatatataacatattattacGGAATTTCCGGGCTTGTTTgccgatttgttggtcgatgaaataaacaCAATCAACAAGCCTCAATATAAAACAACGACGtcttttatttacacaaagacaaAAACAACAAATGCAAAGCCGAGAGGAACACATGGAACATACAGcaacacactacaacaaacagtagcccacaagtagtaatcggtagtaataacaaccataGCACACAAAGCAGCcaaacagaattcagcaggaagaaggaatctacgtagcttcactctacggtctctccaaacgtctgcaattcctCGCTTTAGCTGTTTCCAAcagccgactcactactacacgactggatATACTTCCCACGACTCGATACTGtttctacaataaacaccagaACTTGGCACACAACccagttcagcaatcgcttgaactCTACACAACGTTTGTTCTTCTCTGGGCTGATCCAACTATTCCGCCGTTGATTCGTAACCCTCTCGACGACTCGATACGTGACTGACTGCAATTGAGACTGcaggccttttatagttctcggTAGGCGGGCAGAGGAGTTTCTGGTCCAATCAGGCTTATCTCGGTTCCTACCGGTTCAATtgctaaaattttgattgaagttTACAGAAATATCTCTTTTGTCGTTacattcgtcgccaagctctgaggtcactgacgcggcacccgatcaaCACACAACAGAGCTAGCTGatcgtaaaactgtctttctaGTGGTTGAGATAAcagtgctgggaagcaacattaggTTTGTAAGAATATCACCAGAAGTAACTAGTTACTTTATGCAGAAAGTtaacgttttatatatttaaaattaatactctAAATAATTGTTACcactttaaaatgaagaaattagtCATTACTATCACAGTTTTTTCAAATCCTAGCCAACATCaatcattcctaattaaaatttGCTGATTACCAATTAATTCGATTGTTTCAAAGAGAGcaatgagtttaaatttttaaacatctttacaAATCAcccataattcttttatttaatattattgaggGAGAGTGATTATTTCCTGACTGAACAAATCGACATCccctataatttaatttttgaattggcAATGTCTTTAAATAAAAGCTAGAGATATTCCTTTTAATGGTAGTTCACCATCACAGGTCTTAATTTCCTTCTCATTATACCTTTGCCTTCTTTTGCTTCAATTGCCATTCAAATTTTCTCATTAGCACggacttgcaaaaaaaaaaaaaaaaaaaaaaaaaaactaattcgaaAACAAAAGgattctttcctttttaataggttatttgttatttgttttgtcTGGTACATTCTGTTGGCtcattctaaaaacaaaatacctcagatattttgcaatttttttcccaacaatttcctttttgtccttttatttttgtttcttgcttgtgttatagaaaaaaaatgtatcgttaTATAAATGAGGTGCATTTTccttattgttttgttttatttacatagCTAGAATTACTAATGATTTTGGCTGCTTGGCTGaggattatattttcaaaaattaagtagagctattattaattattgaagttaaaattagatactgaaatattttcagatttaaaaaaagtggtttttattataatatatattcgtTCTCTTTTAAATCTCGAAATCGCAGAATaaacaaaaaaggaattaattttaaaccttCCAAAGATAacttaagatattaaatattatttcctattCTTAATAAAAGGTATAAGATATACAATAGTAACGTCATAACATTGTATGATGGAACTTATAAACTATACTCCAGtaaacaatcaataaaatattccacaCAAAATCTCAATAAGACAGAACTTAAATCTCAGAAAATCTATGGAATATTGTTTTagtttatttgacaaaaaataatatctgagaaaaatttccttcataaaatatttgacaaatttataattttgtttacgTTTTCGGTAAcattttttcagtgaaatattttcctatttttttaaaatatgtttgaaaggAACAAGCGTGTATTTTGTtaggaagaaagaaattgaaaaaaaaaataataataaacggttaataaatttaatttaaagaatgaattttactgttgaaaatagaaaaaaaaatgaataatttgaattcgCTC
Above is a genomic segment from Argiope bruennichi chromosome 1, qqArgBrue1.1, whole genome shotgun sequence containing:
- the LOC129973543 gene encoding KRAB-A domain-containing protein 2-like, which translates into the protein MSMGSVNQTLLSMRSNYMSMGSVNETLLSMRSNYMSMGSVNQTLLSMRSNYMSMGSVNQTLLSMRSNYMSMGSVNQTLLSMRSNYMFMGSVNQTLLSMRIPSRCPIRMSILTAFDCRNRDVKENSSLLTSEKLLSLIADVKKSKTSDKKVPRDYWLLQYYDVLEVEGVEKLIVPVTNAIPDVMFYCSSDSLFDILYETHLSIGHGGRDRMIKELNRRYKNITQNNIKIFLNFCESCQQKRKAGRKGVVVKTMIFSHMNSRCQVDLIDFQSQPDGNYKFILVYQDHLTKFVVLRPLQTKRAEEVAGQLLDIFLLFGAPCILQSDNGREFCNKLIDDLKVTWPELKIVHDKPRHSQSQGSV